The nucleotide sequence atttatttttgccaccgtaattattttagtatataGATTCTGATCAAATATTTCTcactattttacatttaagatgAAACTTAAGGTAGGTTTAGGCACAAACACTTTGGAATTTATATAATGCACGAATTGactgttttggtttaaaattaataaagaaacaaaaaaaataataaaatacaacttCATCTACACACCACATATTTCTCTCCCGCCTAATCCTCCGCGTTCCCCACCGACGACGTACTGATCTTTTCTTCTACTCTACTTGTGCCTCCGCCTCCTTTGTTTAGACAATCACTTTACCTAATGGCTCTCTCTTCGTTAATCTCCGCCACTCCGCTCTCTGTTTCCGTCCCGAGATATCTAGTAGTGAAATTACCCACGCGCCGCCGTTTCCACTTGCCGTTAGCAACTCTTGGCTCATCATCGTCTCCGGAGTCATCGGCATCGGCTCCTACCTCAATCCCCGTCAACGGTACCACGTTGACCAGTTCTtatggaacaacaacaactcccAAGGACAACAGCCCATTTGCTCAGTTCTTTCGTTCCACCGAAGCCAACGTTGAGAGGGTAAACTCATTGATTCAAAACCTTCTATATTTATCAGAGACTTTGGAGTGTTTCGTTTTTTTGATGTATCTGTGTGTGTGGATGGAGCAGATTATATTTGATTTCCGGTTCTTGGCGCTTTTGGCTGTAGGAGGTTCGTTGGCTGGTTCGCTACTCTGCTTCCTCAATGTAAACAACTTCGTGGTTTAGTTTTAGTCTGTAATGTTTTTGCTTCACATATGTAGTACTAATGTAATGAGAGTCTAATGACTCAATATGTAGGGGTGTGTCTACATCGTGGAGGCATATAAAGTCTACTGGACTAACTGTGCCAAAGGCATCCACACAGGCCAAATGGTTTTACGCCTGGTCGAAGCTATTGGTAAAACTGATTGCTAATATATGATATAAGCCGGTCTGTTTCCTCAAAAATACTCATACATAGTGTGATTTGCAGATGTTTATCTGGCTGGGACAGTTATGTTAATATTTAGTATGGGTTTGTATGGACTCTTCATCAGTCACTCGCCTCATGATGTCGCTCCGGAATCCGATCGTGCACTTcaaaactcttctctctttggaaTGTTTGCCATGAAGGAGAGACCGAAGTGGATGAAGATCAGCTCATTGGATGAGCTGAAAACCAAAGTTGGACATGTTATTGTTATGATTCTTCTAGTGAAGATGTTCGAGAGAAGCAAGATGGTTACCATCGCCACTGGTCTCGATTTGCTCAGTTATTCCGTTTGCATCTTCTTGTCCTCTGCTTCACTCTATATTCTCCATAATCTCCATAAAGGAGAGCAGTAATAAAAACCTTTTGTAATTCGTTTTCTCCATTTGTACAGTATAACCCAAATCCAATATGTGTTTTTAGTTGtaattgctatatatatatattaatattttggaaCAACCAAGTATTTGCTTTATTCACTAGAGGAATAGTATATTTTCAAATCATTCACGTTATGTACATTTCGTAGCTTCTTCAAAGCAATGCCATTGATTTGCCTCACCCTCTCTCTTGAAAGCTTCAACGACTTGCCAATCTCTTCAAAGGACATTGGAGTCTCTCCGTTGAGCCCAAAGTAGAGTCCCAATACTCGAGATTCTCTCGCGGTGAGACTTCCCAAAAGCTGCTCAATCTCATGCTTGATGTGTTCTCTTTTCACCATCTCCTCTGGCCTTGTTTCATCCGGTCCACGTACAATCTCCTGAACATGAGAAATAAATCAGTCCAAATTCTCTATCTCTCTACTTTGCATTTtcatggaaatttttttgaagtacCTGCAATGTCATGCGGCCATTTTGAGACGCGACTCTGTCCAAAGAAACAGGAGATCTGCTCCGCTCCACAGCAAGTCTAACCGCTGATACATGGATGTTGAGGTGCTCTGCAATCTCATCACAGCTAGGTTGCCGCCTTAGTTTTCTGGTTAAAATATTACTAGCTTCTGCAACTTTTGCTGTCATCTCCCACATGCTTCCCTACACACAACAAACTAAAACGATGTATTCACTAATTACTTCACTTCCCAGAACAAAGAGCATCCTATTAGAGTTTACTTTTTCTATGTATAGAAATAGTACTATGGTTGATGCATATATCTAACAAACATATTCATCTCTTAATCCAATCAAAATGTGAGAGGTTTGGGGACTCACCGGCAATTTAACAAGTCTAGACTTGTGTGCAATAGCCCTTAGGATGGCTTGTTTGATCCACCAGTAGACATAAGTTGAAAGTTTGTAGCCACGGTCAGGATCAAATCTCTCAGCTCCTCGTAGAAGCCCTATGCTTCCTTCTTGAATCAGATCTTGCAGATTCAACCCTTTCCCTTGGTACCCTGTTGCAATAGAGACTACAAGCCTACGGTAACACCGTGTAATCTTTTCTCTAGCTTCTTTTCTTCTGCATAATATTTCATTTGCACTacgcttcttcttccctttgccACTTGACAACAAAACTGATACCATTTGGTTCTCTTCAATACTTGTTCCCAAATTTTCAAGTTTTGCTCCTTCCTGTAGAAAAAGGTACAGTTACCAAAAAAGCTaaagaaagtttaaaatctTTCCATTGGGTAATTAAAGATATATACCTTGAGGTACAAGCAAAGCTGAACCTCCTCTAAACGACTCAAAAAACCAGATCGTGAAGCTCCAACAACAGGAACACTAATCGTCTCTGTTTCTGCTTCTTCCGTGCCAgcattttcatcttcttcagcatcCAAACGCTCGaaacctcctcttcttctcctccttctcttcctccttttctCTGATTGAGTACCCCATTTCTCAGGTTTGATCATGACGGAGCTCTCAGCAGCTGCTCTATCTAGCGTGGCCTCACCGCAAAACAGAGGAGTAGTAAGCTTTATGGAAAAAGGGGATGA is from Camelina sativa cultivar DH55 chromosome 20, Cs, whole genome shotgun sequence and encodes:
- the LOC104769592 gene encoding uncharacterized protein LOC104769592; this translates as MALSSLISATPLSVSVPRYLVVKLPTRRRFHLPLATLGSSSSPESSASAPTSIPVNGTTLTSSYGTTTTPKDNSPFAQFFRSTEANVERIIFDFRFLALLAVGGSLAGSLLCFLNGCVYIVEAYKVYWTNCAKGIHTGQMVLRLVEAIDVYLAGTVMLIFSMGLYGLFISHSPHDVAPESDRALQNSSLFGMFAMKERPKWMKISSLDELKTKVGHVIVMILLVKMFERSKMVTIATGLDLLSYSVCIFLSSASLYILHNLHKGEQ
- the LOC104769591 gene encoding RNA polymerase sigma factor sigD, chloroplastic, with product MATIPTTATATMCPSPPLPTISPLLRTTHQCQPSPSLSSSPFSIKLTTPLFCGEATLDRAAAESSVMIKPEKWGTQSEKRRKRRRRRRGGFERLDAEEDENAGTEEAETETISVPVVGASRSGFLSRLEEVQLCLYLKEGAKLENLGTSIEENQMVSVLLSSGKGKKKRSANEILCRRKEAREKITRCYRRLVVSIATGYQGKGLNLQDLIQEGSIGLLRGAERFDPDRGYKLSTYVYWWIKQAILRAIAHKSRLVKLPGSMWEMTAKVAEASNILTRKLRRQPSCDEIAEHLNIHVSAVRLAVERSRSPVSLDRVASQNGRMTLQEIVRGPDETRPEEMVKREHIKHEIEQLLGSLTARESRVLGLYFGLNGETPMSFEEIGKSLKLSRERVRQINGIALKKLRNVHNVNDLKIYYSSSE